The Streptomyces spororaveus genome includes a region encoding these proteins:
- a CDS encoding enoyl-CoA hydratase/isomerase family protein, protein MTVRVERDKETGVAVVTLDREHRHNAVDLETAAELGAVWRELRFDEEMRAVVLTGAGTAAFCTGIDRGVDVPQPASPYSADDPLIAIGPKAGDLWKPVVAAVNGMACGGAFYLLGEAEFLIASETATFFDPHTTYGMVSAYEAVYMAQRMPFGEAARMSLMGTAERLSARRAHEIGLVSELTAPGELLPAALRAAQALAGFPTEAVQGTVRALWSAKQAALQQALAQAPALIALGNLAPERQAELFASRRPGTEFRLR, encoded by the coding sequence ATGACCGTGCGGGTGGAACGGGACAAGGAGACCGGTGTCGCGGTCGTCACCCTGGACCGGGAGCACCGGCACAACGCCGTAGACCTGGAGACCGCCGCGGAACTGGGCGCGGTGTGGCGGGAGTTGCGGTTCGACGAGGAGATGCGGGCCGTGGTGCTGACCGGCGCCGGTACGGCCGCCTTCTGCACCGGCATCGACCGGGGCGTCGACGTGCCGCAGCCCGCCTCCCCCTACTCCGCCGACGATCCGCTGATCGCCATCGGCCCCAAGGCGGGCGACCTGTGGAAGCCGGTCGTCGCCGCCGTCAACGGCATGGCCTGCGGCGGGGCCTTCTACCTGCTGGGCGAGGCGGAGTTCCTGATCGCCTCCGAGACCGCCACCTTCTTCGACCCGCACACCACCTACGGCATGGTCAGCGCGTACGAGGCCGTCTACATGGCCCAGCGGATGCCCTTCGGCGAGGCGGCCCGGATGTCCCTGATGGGCACGGCGGAACGGCTCTCCGCGCGCCGCGCCCACGAGATCGGGCTCGTCTCGGAGCTGACCGCGCCCGGGGAACTGCTCCCGGCGGCCCTGCGGGCGGCGCAGGCCCTGGCCGGCTTCCCGACGGAGGCCGTGCAGGGCACCGTACGGGCCCTGTGGTCGGCGAAGCAGGCCGCGCTCCAGCAGGCCCTGGCCCAGGCTCCGGCGCTGATCGCGCTGGGGAACCTGGCGCCGGAACGGCAGGCGGAGCTGTTCGCCTCCCGGCGGCCCGGTACGGAGTTCAGGCTGCGCTGA
- a CDS encoding Zn-ribbon domain-containing OB-fold protein has protein sequence MTTTPAAADELLLPVPDEDGAPFWEYAARGELRVQACAACGRLRFPPRPCCPHCRSFDSEWRRMSGRGRIWSYVRPHPPLLPAYAAQAPYNVILVELADAPHIRLAGNLVTSADAPLDSVDPARLRIGARVHVVFTETGGMTVPRWMLEKS, from the coding sequence ATGACCACCACGCCCGCAGCCGCCGACGAACTCCTCCTCCCGGTCCCCGACGAGGACGGCGCCCCCTTCTGGGAGTACGCCGCCCGGGGCGAGCTCCGCGTCCAGGCCTGCGCCGCCTGCGGCCGGCTGCGCTTCCCGCCCCGGCCCTGCTGCCCGCACTGCCGGTCCTTCGACAGCGAGTGGCGCCGTATGAGCGGCCGCGGCCGCATCTGGTCCTACGTTCGCCCGCACCCGCCGCTGCTGCCCGCGTACGCCGCGCAGGCCCCGTACAACGTGATCCTCGTGGAGCTCGCCGACGCCCCCCACATCCGGCTCGCCGGGAACCTGGTCACCTCCGCCGACGCCCCGCTCGACTCGGTGGACCCGGCCCGGCTGCGGATCGGCGCCCGCGTGCACGTGGTCTTCACCGAGACGGGCGGCATGACCGTGCCCCGCTGGATGCTGGAGAAGTCATGA
- a CDS encoding lipid-transfer protein, with product MAATLKDATAIVGIGQTAFAKQLPQSEKELACRAILAALADAGIEPSEVDAFASYTMEETDEVEVAKAIGAGDVTFFSKIGYGGGGSCATVGHLASAVATGQATVGVAWRSRKRGSGPRPWKNTAVQLPTPGQWTRPFGLLRPADEIGMLARRYMHEYGATRDHLFNVAMACRNRANENPAAMMYERPLTREMYMTSRMISDPLCLFDNCLETDGALACVIVSAERARDCRHKPVYVHSVAQGLPSQHHGMVNYWNDDPLSGPAWTAARHLWKQADFGPQDVDVAQIYDAFTPLIPLSLEGYGFCGRGEGAAFTEGGALERGGRLPINTGGGGLSEAYVHGFNLINEGVKQLRGISTAQVPDAATCLVTAGEGVPTSAILLRS from the coding sequence ATGGCGGCAACGCTCAAGGACGCGACGGCGATAGTCGGCATCGGGCAGACCGCCTTTGCCAAACAACTGCCGCAGTCCGAGAAGGAGCTGGCCTGCCGGGCCATCCTCGCGGCCCTCGCCGACGCCGGCATCGAACCGTCCGAGGTCGACGCCTTCGCCTCCTACACCATGGAGGAGACCGACGAGGTCGAGGTCGCCAAGGCCATCGGCGCCGGCGACGTCACCTTCTTCTCCAAGATCGGCTACGGCGGCGGCGGTTCCTGCGCCACCGTCGGCCACCTCGCCTCCGCCGTCGCCACCGGCCAGGCCACCGTCGGCGTCGCCTGGCGCTCCCGCAAACGCGGCTCGGGCCCCCGCCCCTGGAAGAACACCGCCGTCCAGCTGCCCACCCCCGGCCAGTGGACCCGCCCCTTCGGCCTGCTGCGGCCCGCCGACGAGATCGGCATGCTCGCCCGCCGCTACATGCACGAGTACGGCGCCACCCGCGACCACCTGTTCAACGTCGCCATGGCCTGCCGCAACCGCGCCAACGAGAACCCGGCAGCGATGATGTACGAGCGCCCGCTGACCCGCGAGATGTACATGACCTCCCGCATGATCAGCGACCCGCTCTGCCTCTTCGACAACTGCCTGGAGACCGACGGCGCGCTGGCCTGCGTGATCGTCTCCGCCGAGCGCGCCCGCGACTGCCGCCACAAGCCCGTCTACGTCCACTCCGTCGCCCAGGGCCTGCCCTCCCAGCACCACGGCATGGTCAACTACTGGAACGACGACCCGCTGTCCGGGCCCGCCTGGACCGCCGCCCGCCACCTGTGGAAGCAGGCCGACTTCGGGCCCCAGGACGTCGACGTCGCCCAGATCTACGACGCCTTCACCCCCCTGATCCCGCTCTCCCTGGAGGGCTACGGCTTCTGCGGCCGCGGCGAGGGTGCCGCCTTCACCGAGGGCGGCGCCCTGGAGAGGGGCGGCCGGCTCCCCATCAACACCGGGGGCGGCGGCCTGTCCGAGGCGTACGTACACGGTTTCAACCTGATCAACGAGGGCGTCAAGCAGCTGCGCGGCATCTCCACCGCCCAGGTGCCGGACGCCGCGACCTGCCTGGTGACGGCGGGCGAGGGAGTCCCGACGTCCGCGATCCTGCTGAGGAGCTGA
- a CDS encoding FadD3 family acyl-CoA ligase, whose product MGGDGHGDGHGDTRDDRHEDGRGDLRWGSIAQLVRSAAARYADREAVVDGRTRISYAQLGERVERAAAACVAAGIEPGDRVAVWAPNTLEWIVSALGAVSAGAALVPLNTRFRGTEAAYVLERSRARLLFVTGTFLGTSYVASLRRAAAEGPGGGPLPGLPHLEQVVVLADDAPDSFRTWKDFLAGGDGVPAAAVRERAEAIRPESPSDIIFTSGTTGSPKGAVITHGQSLRCYDVWSELAGLREGDRYLIVNPFFHTFGYKAGIIACLMRGATMVPQPVFNVDTVLANVAAERISVLPGPPTLHQSLLDHPQRDHHDLSALRLVVTGAAVVPLRLVERLRGELHIATVLTAYGLSEASGIVTMCRRGDAAETVSATSGRAIPDTEVVILDADGRPQPAGRAGEIAVRGYHVMQGYFEDPEETTRTITPEGWLHTGDVGVLDEDGNLRITDRIKDMFIVGGFNAYPAEIEQLLGLHPDIADVAVIGIPDPRLGEVGKAYAVRRPGSTVTADDLIAWSRREMANYKVPRAVEFVTELPRNASGKILKRALRTG is encoded by the coding sequence ATGGGCGGCGACGGGCACGGCGACGGGCACGGCGACACGCGCGACGACCGGCACGAGGACGGACGCGGGGATCTGCGCTGGGGCAGCATCGCGCAGCTCGTCCGGTCGGCGGCGGCACGGTACGCGGACCGCGAGGCCGTCGTCGACGGGCGCACCCGGATCAGTTACGCGCAGCTCGGCGAGCGCGTCGAGCGGGCCGCCGCCGCCTGCGTCGCCGCCGGGATCGAACCCGGCGACCGGGTCGCTGTCTGGGCCCCCAACACCCTGGAGTGGATCGTCTCCGCCCTCGGCGCCGTCTCGGCCGGCGCGGCGCTCGTCCCCCTCAACACCCGTTTCAGGGGCACGGAGGCCGCCTACGTCCTGGAGCGGAGCCGGGCCCGGCTGCTCTTCGTCACCGGCACCTTCCTCGGCACCTCCTACGTCGCCTCCCTGCGCCGCGCGGCGGCCGAGGGCCCCGGCGGCGGCCCGCTGCCCGGGCTCCCGCACCTGGAGCAGGTCGTCGTCCTCGCCGACGACGCCCCCGACTCCTTCCGCACCTGGAAGGACTTCCTGGCGGGCGGGGACGGCGTACCGGCCGCGGCGGTCCGCGAGCGCGCCGAGGCCATCCGACCCGAGTCCCCCTCCGACATCATCTTCACCTCCGGCACCACCGGCAGTCCCAAGGGCGCGGTCATCACCCATGGCCAGTCCCTGCGCTGCTACGACGTGTGGAGCGAGCTCGCCGGCCTGCGCGAGGGCGACCGCTACCTGATCGTGAACCCCTTCTTCCACACCTTCGGCTACAAGGCCGGGATCATCGCCTGCCTGATGCGCGGGGCCACGATGGTGCCGCAGCCGGTGTTCAACGTGGACACCGTCCTCGCGAACGTCGCCGCCGAGCGGATCTCCGTACTCCCGGGGCCGCCCACCCTCCACCAGTCGCTCCTGGACCACCCGCAGCGCGACCACCACGACCTGTCCGCCCTGCGCCTGGTCGTCACCGGCGCGGCCGTGGTCCCGCTGCGGCTCGTCGAACGGCTGCGCGGCGAGCTGCACATCGCCACCGTCCTCACGGCGTACGGGCTCTCCGAGGCCAGCGGCATCGTCACCATGTGCCGGCGGGGCGACGCGGCGGAGACCGTCTCCGCCACCTCGGGGCGGGCCATCCCGGACACGGAGGTGGTGATCCTGGACGCGGACGGGCGGCCGCAGCCGGCCGGGCGCGCGGGCGAGATCGCGGTCCGCGGCTACCACGTCATGCAGGGCTATTTCGAGGACCCCGAGGAGACCACCAGGACGATCACCCCCGAGGGCTGGCTGCACACCGGCGACGTGGGGGTCCTGGACGAGGACGGCAACCTTCGGATCACCGACCGGATCAAGGACATGTTCATCGTCGGCGGGTTCAACGCCTACCCCGCCGAGATCGAGCAGCTCCTCGGCCTCCACCCGGACATCGCGGACGTCGCGGTGATCGGCATCCCGGACCCCAGGCTGGGCGAGGTCGGCAAGGCCTACGCGGTCCGCCGCCCCGGCTCCACCGTCACCGCGGACGACCTGATCGCCTGGTCGCGCCGCGAGATGGCCAACTACAAGGTGCCGCGCGCGGTCGAGTTCGTGACGGAACTCCCGCGCAACGCGAGCGGCAAAATCCTCAAACGCGCCCTGCGCACCGGCTGA
- a CDS encoding Uma2 family endonuclease, giving the protein MAAELPEWMLPPRPSGWEADDLDHLPQAPRHTELIDGALIFMVSPQRSWHSRLVENLTFAVRQAAPEGIEIEREMTVRLDRKSRPEPDILAAAVPYDPDRTRYLPDEVVLVIEVVSEESADRDRSIKPFKYAQAGIPHFWRVEDETTGPAVHVYELDTVTRSYVATGIREWLKVAVPFAATIDLGGLVP; this is encoded by the coding sequence ATGGCCGCCGAGCTCCCCGAATGGATGCTCCCGCCCCGCCCGAGCGGCTGGGAAGCGGACGACCTCGATCACCTGCCCCAGGCTCCCCGGCACACCGAGCTCATCGACGGAGCGCTGATCTTCATGGTGTCCCCACAGCGGTCCTGGCACTCCCGGCTCGTGGAGAACCTGACCTTCGCCGTGCGGCAGGCGGCACCTGAAGGCATCGAGATCGAACGGGAGATGACCGTACGGCTCGACCGGAAGAGCCGTCCGGAACCGGACATCCTGGCTGCGGCCGTCCCCTACGACCCGGACCGCACCCGCTACCTCCCCGACGAGGTGGTTCTGGTGATCGAAGTGGTGTCCGAGGAGTCGGCGGACCGCGACCGTTCCATCAAGCCCTTCAAATACGCCCAGGCGGGAATCCCCCACTTCTGGCGTGTCGAGGACGAGACGACCGGGCCCGCCGTCCACGTCTACGAGCTGGACACCGTCACCCGGTCGTACGTCGCGACCGGAATCCGGGAGTGGCTCAAGGTGGCGGTTCCGTTCGCCGCGACCATCGATCTGGGCGGCCTCGTCCCCTGA
- a CDS encoding class I SAM-dependent methyltransferase: MFSSHGPSVRELAVQGLSSVERGYDLLAPKFDHTPFRTPDRMLDAVEETLAQVEGGFGAGLDVCCGTGAGIDMLRRLCRDRITGVDLSAGMLAQAERRYAADADRVDFVRADARALPASLADRYDLAVSFGAFGHFLPKERPALFSGVHAALREGGVFAFPIGAPLPLGSRVWWATTGFDAAMRVRNAVWRPPFVMYYRTFPLGPVGEDLRAAGFTVETVPLPHFGHRPDGTPNWRLVLARRR; the protein is encoded by the coding sequence GTGTTCTCCTCCCACGGGCCGAGCGTCCGCGAACTGGCAGTGCAGGGCCTCTCCTCGGTCGAGCGGGGCTACGACCTCCTCGCGCCGAAGTTCGACCACACCCCCTTCCGCACCCCGGACCGGATGCTCGACGCCGTCGAGGAGACCCTGGCCCAGGTGGAGGGCGGCTTCGGGGCCGGCCTGGACGTGTGCTGCGGCACGGGTGCCGGGATCGACATGCTGCGCCGGCTGTGCCGCGACCGGATCACCGGGGTGGACCTGAGCGCGGGCATGCTCGCGCAGGCCGAGCGCCGGTACGCCGCGGACGCCGACCGCGTGGACTTCGTACGGGCCGACGCGCGGGCCCTGCCGGCCTCCCTCGCGGACCGCTACGACCTGGCGGTCAGCTTCGGCGCCTTCGGCCACTTCCTCCCGAAGGAACGGCCCGCGCTCTTCTCCGGCGTCCACGCGGCCCTGCGCGAGGGCGGCGTCTTCGCCTTCCCGATCGGCGCCCCGCTGCCGCTCGGCTCCCGGGTGTGGTGGGCGACGACGGGCTTCGACGCGGCGATGCGGGTGCGCAACGCGGTGTGGCGCCCCCCGTTCGTCATGTACTACCGCACCTTCCCGCTGGGCCCGGTCGGCGAAGACCTGAGGGCGGCCGGCTTCACGGTGGAGACGGTCCCCCTCCCCCACTTCGGCCACCGCCCGGACGGCACCCCGAACTGGCGCCTGGTCCTGGCCCGCCGCCGCTAG